From the genome of Azospirillum fermentarium:
ACATGGCTGCATGTCTTCCCCTACAGCGCCCGTCCCGGCACCCCGGCGGCCAGGATGCCCCAGGACAACGCGCCGTTCCGCAAGGAGCGCGCCGCCCGCCTGCGCGCCGCGGGCGATGCGGCGGTGGCCTGCTATCTGGACGCCTGCGTCGGGCGCACGGCCATGGTTCTGATCGAATCGGGCGATCTGGGCCGCACCGAGCATTTCGCCGAAATCCGTCTGGGCACCGCCTTCCCGCCCGGCGCCCTGGTGCCGGCGCGCATCACCGGCCATGCCGATGGGCACCTGACCGGACAGCCTCTTTCCCCGCCCACCATGCCCCCGGTTTCGCCATGATTATGCGCTGGTTCCGCAAGAAGCCCACCGAGGACACGGCCCCCGCCGGTGTGTCCCCCGACGCGGCACCCGCACCGGAGGCCGAAGCCCCGGCGTCCGAACCCGCGTATGAGCCGGCCCCGCAGCCGGAACCCGAGCCCCTGCCGGAACCGGTGGCTGTCGAGCCGGAACCGGAACCGGAACAGGACGCGGAACCCGAGCCGGAGTCGCTCCCCCTTCCCGTGGCCGCCGCCGAGCCGGCGCCCGAGGAGCCGAAGAAGAAGGGCTGGCTGGCCCGGCTGAAGGACGGGCTGTCCAAATCCTCGTCCAAGCTGACCGAGGGCATTACCGGCATCTTCACCAAGCGCAAGCTGGACGACGAGGCGCTGGAGGAGTTGGAGGAACTGCTGATCACCGCCGACCTCGGCCCCGCCACGGCGGCGAAGATGACGGCGGAGCTGGCCCGCACCCGCTTCGGCAAGGAGGTCTCCCCCGACGAGGTCAAGCGCACGCTGGCCGACTCGGTGGCCCGCATCGTCGCCCCGGTGGCCCAGCCGCTGGTGATCGATGCCGGCCTGAAGCCCCACGTGATCCTGCTGGTGGGGGTGAACGGCACCGGCAAGACCACCACCATCGGCAAGCTGGCCCGCCAGTTCCGCGACGAGGGCAAATCGGTGATGCTGGCCGCCGGCGACACCTTCCGCGCCGCCGCGGTCAGCCAGCTTCAGATCTGGGGCGAGCGCACCGGCTGCCCGGTGGTGGCCAAGGAAACCGGGGCCGACGCCGCCGGTCTGGCGTTCGAGGCGCTGGAGCGTGCGCGGCGCGAACAGGTGGACGTGCTGCTGATCGACACCGCCGGCCGGCTGCAGAACAAGGCCGGGCTGATGGCCGAGCTGGAAAAGATCGTCCGCGTCATCAAGAAGGTGGACCCGGACGCCCCCCACACCACGCTGCTGACGCTGGACGCCACCACCGGCCAGAACGCCCACAATCAGGTGGAGGTGTTCCGCGACATGGTGAACGTGTCGGGCCTGATCCTGACCAAGCTGGACGGGTCGGCCCGCGGCGGCGTGCTGGTGGCGCTGGCCGAGCGGTTCAAGCTGCCGGTCCACGCCATCGGCGTGGGCGAGGGTGTCTATGACCTGCGCCCGTTCGACGCCGAGTCGTTCTCCAAATCCCTGATGGGCATTTCCTGAGCGTCTGCAGGGCTGACGGAAAAACGGGGGGTGCCGGCGACGGCGCCCCCTTTTTCGTTAGATGGCCTCAAGAAAACCTCCCATTTTGGGAGAATTGTGCTTGCTCCTGTCTGGGGAGGCGCTACGATCACATTATGAGGATCATCGCATACAAAATGCTGCGCGAACATTGGGAACGGCCCGGCCGGGCCGACAGTCAGGAGGCGCTGACCCAATGGTATGCGATCACCGAGCGGGCCGACTGGGCAGGGTCGGCGCAGCTTAAGGACCAATTCCGCAGCGCCAGTTTTGTCGGAGACCGGGTGGTCTTCAACATCGCCGGCAACGAATACCGGCTTGTGGTTGTGGTGAAGTACAAATGGCGCATGGTTTACATCCGTTTCATCGGAACCCATGCGGAATATGACGCACTGAACCACGCGGGCAGATTGGAGAGCATCTGATGGATCTGAAGCCGATCAAGACCGACGCCGACTTCCGCGCCGCGCTCGCCGAAATCGAAGGTCTGTGGGATGCGGAACCCGACACGCCCGAAGGGGATCGCCTTGACCTCATGATGACGCTGGTCGAAGCGTACGAACGGCGGCACCATCCGATGCCGCCTGCCGATCCCATTGCGGCCATCGAATTCATGATGGAACAGCGCGGAATGACCCGCGCCGATCTGGAACCGATCATCGGCTCCAGTGGCCGCGTATCGGAAGTCCTCAACCGTCGCCGCGCCTTGTCGCTGTCGATGATCCGCCGCCTGTCGGCGGAGCTTCACATCCCACCGGAAATCTTGATTCAACCCTACGAACTGACGCGAGCCGCTTAATTCCGGCGTCTTCAGTCTGTCGCCAAAAGGGAGCGGACGGGAGAGAGCATTCTCCCCCCGCCCGTCTGCGTTAAATCGCTATATTTTTTAAAACATAGCGTGTAGCTTTTTCCCATCGGGCGCCCGCCGGCTGCCCCCACGGATGGACCGCCCCCCGGAGGAACGCGCCATGAGCACCCTGTCCCGGCTGATGCCCCTGCCCGGCCCCTTCGGCGGTGACGAACCGCTGCTGGAAACCGAACTCTACCGCGTCATCGACGGCGAGGGGCTGCTGCGCGGCCCCCGCGGCCTGACCAGCCTGTCGGTCAGCGTGCGGTTCCTGGAGGTGGTGGAGGTATGGATCTACGCCGCCGACATGGTGACCCACGGCCCCACCCGCGGCCTGTGGCGCTGGACCCCCGATGCGTGGGAATTCCTGGGCGGCACGGCGCGCGGCACCGACCCTGCCGCCCTGATCCGCCGGGCGCTGTCGGAATCGGCGTGGGTCCGCCTGCCCGGCGTGGCGGCGGAACGGGAACGGCTGCTGCGCACCCTGCGGCTGGTCACCGCCCCGCCCTCGGCGCTCTCCTCCTGATCCGGGGGGCTGATCCGGGGGCTTTCCGCGGCGCGTCCCCGTTCCCATGTCAGACACACTGACGTAACGGATACGGCCGCCATGCCCCTTTTCCCCGATGCCCCCCTGCCCCCCGGCCCGCGCGGCCATTACACCGATGCCGACG
Proteins encoded in this window:
- the ftsY gene encoding signal recognition particle-docking protein FtsY; translated protein: MIMRWFRKKPTEDTAPAGVSPDAAPAPEAEAPASEPAYEPAPQPEPEPLPEPVAVEPEPEPEQDAEPEPESLPLPVAAAEPAPEEPKKKGWLARLKDGLSKSSSKLTEGITGIFTKRKLDDEALEELEELLITADLGPATAAKMTAELARTRFGKEVSPDEVKRTLADSVARIVAPVAQPLVIDAGLKPHVILLVGVNGTGKTTTIGKLARQFRDEGKSVMLAAGDTFRAAAVSQLQIWGERTGCPVVAKETGADAAGLAFEALERARREQVDVLLIDTAGRLQNKAGLMAELEKIVRVIKKVDPDAPHTTLLTLDATTGQNAHNQVEVFRDMVNVSGLILTKLDGSARGGVLVALAERFKLPVHAIGVGEGVYDLRPFDAESFSKSLMGIS
- a CDS encoding type II toxin-antitoxin system HigB family toxin, with protein sequence MRIIAYKMLREHWERPGRADSQEALTQWYAITERADWAGSAQLKDQFRSASFVGDRVVFNIAGNEYRLVVVVKYKWRMVYIRFIGTHAEYDALNHAGRLESI
- a CDS encoding helix-turn-helix domain-containing protein; this translates as MDLKPIKTDADFRAALAEIEGLWDAEPDTPEGDRLDLMMTLVEAYERRHHPMPPADPIAAIEFMMEQRGMTRADLEPIIGSSGRVSEVLNRRRALSLSMIRRLSAELHIPPEILIQPYELTRAA